In the genome of Arachis stenosperma cultivar V10309 chromosome 6, arast.V10309.gnm1.PFL2, whole genome shotgun sequence, the window TCTGTTGCTCTTTCCTTGCGCCTATTTCGCTTTGGGGGGTTGGTTCACAGGTACAACCTTTGTAACTTCATGGTATACTCATGGATTGGCAAGTTCCTATTTGGAAGGCTGTAACTTCTTAACCGCTGCAGTCTCTACTCCTGCTAATAGTTTAGCACACTCTTTGTTGTTACTATGGGGTCCTGAAGCACAAGGAGATTTTACCCGTTGGTGTCAATTAGGTGGTCTGTGGACTTTTGTTGCTCTCCACGGCGCTTTCGCATTAATAGGTTTCATGTTACGTCAATTTGAACTTGCTCGATCTGTTCAATTGCGCCCTTATAATGCAATCGCATTCTCTGGTCCAATTGCTGTTTTTGTTTCCGTATTCCTGATTTATCCACTGGGTCAGTCTGGTTGGTTCTTTGCACCCAGTTTTGGTGTAGCAGCTATATTTCGATTCATCCTATTTTTCCAAGGGTTTCATAATTGGACATTAAACCCATTTCATATGATGGGAGTTGCTGGTGTATTGGGCGCTGCACTACTATGCGCTATTCATGGTGCTACCGTGGAAAATACTTTATTTGAAGATGGTGATGGCGCAAATACATTCCGTGCTTTTAACCCAACCCAAGCTGAAGAAACTTATTCAATGGTCACCGCTAACCGCTTTTGGTCCCAAATCTTTGGGGTTGCTTTTTCCAATAAACGTTGGTTACATTTCTTTATGTTATTTGTACCTGTAACTGGTTTATGGATGAGTGCTCTTGGAGTAGTCGGCCTGGCCTTGAACCTACGTGCCTATGACTTCGTTTCTCAAGAAATACGTGCAGCAGAAGATCCTGAATTTGAGACTTTCTACaccaaaaatattcttttaaacGAAGGTATTCGCGCGTGGATGGCGGCTCAAGATCAGCCTCATGAAAACCTTATATTCCCTGAGGAGGTTCTACCACGTGGAAACGCTCTTTAATGGAACTTTAGCTTTAACAGGTCGTGACCAAGAAACTACCGGTTTCGCTTGGTGGGCCGGAAATGCCCGACTTATCAATTTATCCGGTAAACTACTGGGAGCTCATGTAGCCCATGCCGGATTAATAGTATTCTGGGCCGGAGCAATGAACCTATTTGAAGTGGCTCATTTCGTACCCGAGAAGCCCATGTATGAGCAAGGCTTAATTTTACTTCCCCATCTAGCAACTCTAGGTTGGGGGGTAGGTCCTGGGGGGGAGGTTATAGACACCTTTCCATACTTTGTGTCCGGAGTACTTCACTTAATTTCCTCTGCAGTATTGGGCTTTGGTGGTATTTATCATGCACTTCTGGGACCTGAGACTCTTGAAGAATCTTTTCCATTCTTCGGTTATGTATGGaaagatagaaataaaatgacTACAATTTTAGGTATTCACTTAATCTTGTTAGGCATAGGTGCTTTTCTTCTAGTATTCAAGGCTCCTTATTTTGGGGGTATATATGATACCTGGGCTCCGGGAGGGGGGGATGTAAGAAAAATTACCAACTTGACCCTTAGTCCAAGTATTATATTTGGTTATTTACTAAAATCACCTTTTGGAGGAGAGGGATAGATTGTTAGTGTGGACGATTTGGAAGATATAATTGGGGGGCATGTATGGTTGGGTTCGATTTGTATACTTGGTGGAATTTGGCATATTTTAACCAAACCTTTTGCGTGGGCTCGGCGTGCACTTGTATGGTCCGGAGAAGCTTATTTGTCTTATAGTTTAGGTGCTTTATCTGTTTTTGGCTTTATTGCTTGTTGCTTTATCTGGTTTAATAATACCGCTTATCCGAGTGAATTTTACGGGCCCACTGGTCCAGAAACTTCTCAAGCTCAAGCATTTACTTTTCTAGTTAGAGACCAACGTCTTGGGGCTAATGTAGGATCCGCTCAGGGACCTACCGGTTTAGGTAAATATTTAATGCGTTCTCCGACCGGAGAAGTAATTTTTGGGGGAGAAACTATGCGTTTTTGGGATCTACGTGCTCCCTGGTTAGAACCTCTAAGAAGTCCCAATGGTTTGGACTTGAGTAGACTTAAAAAAGACATACAGCCTTGTGGTGCAcaaatttgtgattcgcacaactaaccagcaagtgcactgggtcgtccaagtaataccttacgtgagtaagggtcgatcccacggagattattggcttgaagcaatcaatgtttattttattaatcttagttaggatgtcaaagtgtttaaaattgtaaattggaattattagatttgattgggaagataaactagaacaatagagttacttgtttatgcagtactggggaatatgttggagttttggagatgctttgtccttttgacttcaactcttccttgatatccttcaacacacgcaaggtccttccatggcaagctctatgtagggtgtcaccgttgtcaatggctacctcccatcctctcagtgaaaacgttcctatgctctgtcacagcatggctaatcatctgtcggttctcaatcaggttggaatagaatccattgattcttttgcgtctgtcactaacgcccagccctcaggagtttgaagcatgtcacagtcattcaatcccgaaatcctactcggaataccatagacaaggtttagactttccggattctcatgaatgccgccatcaatccggcttataccacgaagattctgattaaggaatctaagagatattcattcagtctgatgtagaacggaggtggttgtcaggcacacgttcatggattgaggaaggtgatgagtgtcacggatcatcaccttctccacaattaagcgcgaataaacatcttagataagaacacgcgtgtttgaatggaaaacaaaggaattgtaataaatcatcgagacgctgcagagctcctcacccccaacaatggagtttagagactcatgccgtcaaaagtatgtaattcagatctgaaaatgtcatgaggtacaagaaatgtctgtaaaagttgtttaaatagtaaactagtaacctaggtttacagaaaatgaataaactaagataattggtgcagaaatccacttctggggcccacttggtgtgtgctggggctgagattaaagctatccacgagtagaggcctttcttggcgttaaactccaggttatgacgtgttttgggcgttcaactccggatcatgacgtttttctggcgtttaactccagacagcagcatgaacttggcgttcaacgccaagttacgtcgtctatccttgcgcaaagtatggactattatatattgctggaaagccctggatgtctactttccaacgccgctgagagcgcgccaattggactcctgtagctccagaaaatccatttcgagtgcagggaagtcaggatccaacagcatcagcagtcctttttcagcctaagtcagatttttgctcagctccctcaatttcagccagaaaatacctgaaattatagaaaaatacacacactcatagtaaagtccagaaatatgatttttgcttaaaaactaataaaattctattaaaaactaattaaaacatactaaaatctacctgaaattacccccaaaaagtgtataaaatatccgctcatcacaacaccaaacttaaactgttgcttgtcctcaagcaactagataaataaaataggctttagcagaaattaagaagtaataatattttagagttttaaatgaagctcatattcttattagatgagcggggcttgtagctttttgtttctgaacagttttggcatccccctgtatctttaaattttcagaataattggcatccttaggaactcagaattcagatagtattattgactctcctagtgtagtatgttgattcttgaacacagttattttatgagtcttggccgtggccctaagcactttgttttccagtattaccaccagatacataaatgccatagacacatgactaggtgaaccttttcagattgtgacttagctttgctaaagtccccagtcagaggtatccagagctcttaagcacactctgtttgatttggatcacgactttaaccactcagtctcaagtttgtaacttggacctgcatgccacaagcatatggttagggacagcttggtttagccgcttaggcctggattttaattccttgggccctcctatccattgatgctcaatttcatgatttttcagatcatcaataatatttttcgtgttcctcatcctttcaggagccaatattcatcaaattcaaagtacaatttatgcactgttcaagcattcattcagagaacaaaaagtattgccaccacatataattaattataaattttattattaagaactcgaaaatataaattacttctttataaaaaaaatctactactttattcatgcctgatgatgatgagaaaaataaattatagcttaattggaaataaaatcaaaatagataaactaaatatctcctaaggtaaatttctataattatcctatcactaagttaaaagcaggaaaagaaaaaaaaatttggaactcagcaacctgttgttttgaggagtaggtgctcctctaatatgtgtggtgctttttcatggattaatcttttggcgcttcagctcccttagatcacgcctttgctcctcctgttccttgagcagtttgcaaatcatgctactttgattattctgttcttcctttatttgatccatagcttcttgcaatctggaaatagaagcctcaagatgttcccagtattcgaattggggcagttctgggagagcttcttgtgctcttctcttggttggatcatcttgttgctgttgtctgaccattgatgttccagtaatgggcttttcaattaggatatattcagttattcccatctttactccagcatctttgcaaagcatagaaattaggcttggataagccaatttggcgtccttagagttcctgtttgctattttgtatagctcacatgagatcagctgatggacttctacctcttttcccaacatgatgcagtgaatcatgacagctcttttgatggttacttcagaacggttgctggtgggcaatatggaacgcccaatgaaatccagccagcctctggctactggttttagatcttccctttttagttgaactgggacgccagtcgtgctggtagtccacttggctccaaggatgcatatatcctccagaatcttgtccaaccctttattgaccctcatcattctcctattaaaggagtctgggtcatctttcagttgaggaatcttgaatatctccctgatcttgtcagaattggtatgaatgatctttcctctgactacggtcttatggtcaaagagagcagctccaatgattctttgcctttctgtctgccatagattagcataaaattcctgaaccatgttcttccccactttcgtttcaggattggccagaatttcccaattcctgtttcgaatttgctcttggatctccggatatttgatgagcggataaattgtatgctttttggcattgtttttagtatgtttttagtagttttagttgagttcttagtatatttttattagtttttagttaaaatttacttttctggactttactatgagtttgtgtgtttttctgtgatttcaggtattttctggctgaaattgagggacctgagcaaaaatctgatccagagactcaaaaggactgcagatgctgttggattctgacctccctgcattcgaagtggattttctggagctatagaagcccaattggcgcgctcttaacggcgttggaaagtagacatcctgggctttccagcaatatataatagtccatactttgcccaagatttgatggcccaaactggcgttcaaagtcacctacagaaattccagcgttaaacgccggaactggcacctaaatgggagttaaacgcccaaactggcataaaagctggcgtttaactccaagaagagtctttacacgaaaatgcttcattgctcagcccaagcacacaccaagtgggcccggaagtggatttttatgtcatttactcatctttgtacaccttaggctactagttctctataagtaagaccttttactattgtattttcatcttggttcttctggttccctctttggggccgaaaccaatgatcacttttgttcttatgtattttcaacggtggagtttctacacaccatagattaaggtgtggagctctgctgtacctcgagtattaatgcaattactattgttcttccattcaattccgcttgttctttatccaagatatcacttgttcttcaatatgatgaaggtgatgattgacgcccatcaccattctcacctatgaacaaggtgactgacaaccattcttgttctacaagcatctgaggcttagtgaatgtctcttggattcctgattgcacgatgcatggttgatcgcctgacaaccgagtgctcgcctgacaaacgagccaaccattccgtgaggtcagagtcttcgtggtataggcaggacctgatggcagcattcaagagaatccagaaggtctaaccttgtctgtggtattctgagtaggattcaatgattgaatgactgtgacgtgcttcaaacctgtaacctactgggcgttagtgacagacgcaaaagagtgattctattccggtaggggagggaaccaaaccggtgattggcagcactgtgacagagtgtgtgcattagctttcactgcgcggatgggaggtagctgctgacaacagtgaaaccctacacgagcttgccatggaaaggagtaagaaaggattggatgaagacagtaggaaagcagagagacggaagggaaggcatcttcatatgcttgtctgaagctcttacaccaatgatatacataagtatctctatctttatctttatgttattttcgttcatcatccatacccatttgagtctgcctgactgagatttacaaggtgaccatagcttgcttcataccaccaatctccgtgggatcgacccttactcacgtaaggtattacttggacgacccagtgcacttgctggttagttgtgcgaagttgtagtgatcacaatttcgcgcaccaagtttttggcgccgttgccggggattgttcttgtgtatggacaactgacggttcatcttgttgcttagattaggtattatttttcttcagagttcttaagaatgaattctagtgtttcaaggtgatgttcttatcatcaccaaagctgattgatcatcatcaatttagctcttgaatgcaatgtcttgctgaagcttagccggccatgtctaattcctttagactaaagctttagactaacattgcatgattcctggaattctcattaagaattttgatacctttattttccttttcacctaattttcgaaaaaaccaaaaaaattacaaaatcataaaatccaaaaatatttcttgtttgagtctagagtctcatcttaagtttagtgtcaattgcatgtttctgttcttattgcattcatgcatgtgtcctcatttatcttcaagttgttcttgatgatttccttgttttgatctttgaattctattgacttgagtattttgtgtttctcatatgcattctcatgttgttagtgtcagtagtatacaaactgctaagtttggtgtcttgcatgcattgttatttgattttagttgcattttgattattcctcattattaaaaatccaaaaatatttttatttgtgtcttttcaagtcaataatacagagaattgaagattcagaacatactgcagaggaattatacagaaaaagctgggcattcaaaaatgcccagtgaagaagacagactggcgtttaaacgccagccagggtgcctggctgggcgtttaacgcccaaaagggtagtagtttgggcgttaaacgccagaatgtgcaccattcttggcgtttaacgccaggatggcaaagggggaagattttgttttcaaaatcaattttttttttcaagttttcaaagtttttcaaaatcaaatctttttcaaatcatatcttttcaatcaaatgttttcaaaatcaatttctttcctttttcaaagatacttactaacaattaatgatttgattgaacattttttgccttttctattaaggaaggttttatgtttgaatcatatcttttcttgttaggcaagtcattaattttttaaaatcaaatctttttaaaattgttttcaaatcatatctttttttttaaaatgtttttcaaatcatatcttttaaatcacatctttttaaaaatcaatcatatctttttaatgacatctttttcaaaatagttttcaatcaaatctttttaacttctaatttcaaaatctttttcaaaaatcacttgatctctttctcactcttattttcgaaaatcaatttgtgtttttcaaaaatattttcaaaatcttttacttaattttcgaaaattacttcccttcttctcacatccttctatttttggactaactctattccttaatgcaaaattcgaactccatcttctttgataagttcgaattttctacttctgtcttccatttttcttcctctgacacctcaaggaatctctatactgtgacatagaggattccatattttcttgttttcttctctttcatatgagcaggaacaaagacaaaggcattcttgttgaagctgaccctgaaccttaaaggaccttgaagcggaagctaagagaagctaaggcacaactctctattgaggacctgaccgaattcttcaaagaagaagaagacatggcagccgaaaacaacaacaatgccaacaatgcaagaaaggtgctgggtgactttattgcacctactcccgatttctatgggagaagcatctctatccctgccattggagcaaacaactttgagcttaagcctcaattagtttctctaatgcaacagaattgcaagttccatggacttccattagaagatcctcatcagtttttagctgagttcttgcaaatctgtgacacagtcaagactaatggggttgaccctgaggtctacagactgatgctattcccttttgctgtaagagacagagctagagtatggttggactctcaacctaaagaaagcctggactcttgggaaaagctagtcaatgccttcttggcaaagttctttccacctcaaatatggagtaagcttagagtggaagtccaaaccttcagacagaaggatggagaatccctctatgaagcttgggaaagatacaaacaattaatcagaaaatgtccttctgac includes:
- the LOC130936587 gene encoding photosystem II D2 protein, with translation MTIALGKFTKDENDLFDIMDDWLRRDRFVFVGWSGLLLFPCAYFALGGWFTGTTFVTSWYTHGLASSYLEGCNFLTAAVSTPANSLAHSLLLLWGPEAQGDFTRWCQLGGLWTFVALHGAFALIGFMLRQFELARSVQLRPYNAIAFSGPIAVFVSVFLIYPLGQSGWFFAPSFGVAAIFRFILFFQGFHNWTLNPFHMMGVAGVLGAALLCAIHGATVENTLFEDGDGANTFRAFNPTQAEETYSMVTANRFWSQIFGVAFSNKRWLHFFMLFVPVTGLWMSALGVVGLALNLRAYDFVSQEIRAAEDPEFETFYTKNILLNEGIRAWMAAQDQPHENLIFPEEVLPRGNAL